Proteins encoded together in one Labrus mixtus chromosome 18, fLabMix1.1, whole genome shotgun sequence window:
- the arhgap11a gene encoding rho GTPase-activating protein 11A isoform X2 — MKVMEKNVMRLVAVQHLRSAFGIKTKNWNKNKAASWRTTASTSTKVFGVSLESLPYYNMECGRVPSFLVDACMKLQAHVDTEGLFRKSGSVIRLKALRAKLDMGEEYLSSALPCDVAGLVKQFFRELPEPVLPTELQEAFLKAQQLPTEEERTSATMLLSCVLPDKNLSVLRHFFDFLNNVSKRCAENKMDSSNLSVILAPNLLHFGESTEKMNTNTEKRLKLEAAIVQCFIENAHSFGVLPQFLQEKIPAMLGCESGVQSPTHEGLEELDLNSGMKKRRRRSFGVFSSATPVIATPTSKRKLPSESGHSFGFSNKKRRSIKKNLGIDLLPNTLFSGTSTPGSAYSASGVLDTSHNALSPAGRSRRQSATSVRRKSRRLSNRHAVHRVESGTTGCFSPKVDKKEAPRKSLRLRFSLGKSSKEAGSESIGWRLATQESTASFCFTKETEFSPSVLPRKAESKSSKFISKSEDNLLTPQCDSGALGTSWSGETPVGGGSFTDTPMNMCLKSTYKSEPAIVISKPPVVASLPKKLCCASSAESLESERSITEEPTQSGPTLLKIKKSGSDLLAVAQEPCTIQPQDCIVVPPPESPSVNVDTKGYLFQAQQSHLGNDQNITFGHFEIAALSPLHIDSVIFESGAFSPAANAAKESPCAAPISSHNNSMVGESDGELEQVNCSRLIDALDIHSPALFKLGVSSGLQSTPYKRDLDLPEEFGTPKLGTTVSCSAVHEENESCHEIGAEFQNQQALSPRSLETEKRRVADHIQHFNKLTLHSPRGPKGIHTRSPLKFTRTPVRQTVRRMNSLLGEGRRPSRKTELTINQGAQVVKAVSLESGLSPHPQLKLLQREAQVGLPKKKPPPVPPKKPSTLARKAKACALGDVTNKVQAKTKVDSSVPGPPAAQKPLVQQLAEKDMNHYRGSPRNPLNQACLLPATKPVDL, encoded by the exons atgaaagtcATGGAGAAGAATGTGATGCGTCTGGTGGCTGTGCAACATCTCCGCTCAGCGTTTGGGATAAAGACAAAGAACTGGAACAAAAACAAGGCAGCCAGCTGGAGGACGACAGCCAGCACCTCG ACAAAGGTTTTTGGTGTGTCCCTGGAGAGCTTACCGTACTATAATATGGAATGCGGGCGCGTACCAAG ctttctgGTCGATGCATGCATGAAGCTGCAGGCACATGTCGACACAGAGGGCCTGTTCAGAAAGTCGGGCTCTGTCATTCGTTTGAAAGCACTCAGG GCTAAACTGGACATGGGTGAGGAGTACCTTTCCTCTGCTCTTCCCTGTGACGTGGCCGGGCTGGTGAAGCAGTTTTTTCGGGAGCTGCCAGAGCCGGTGCTGcccacagagctgcaggaggccTTTCTGAAGGCCCAGCAGCTCCCCACCGAGGAGGAGAGGACCTCCGCCACCATGCTGCTGTCATGCGTACTGCCTGATAAAAACTTGAGCGTGCTGCGTCACTTTTTTGACTTCCTCAACAATGTGTCCAAGAG GTGTGCAGAGAATAAGATGGACAGCAGTAACCTGTCTGTAATCTTGGCTCCCAACCTCCTTCACTTCGGAGAAAGTACAGAGAAGATGAACACCAACACCGAGAAACGACTGAAGCTCGAGGCAGCCATCGTGCAGTGCTTCATTGAGAACGCCCACAGCTTTG GTGTGTTACCACAGTTCCTCCAAGAGAAAATTCCAGCCATGCTGGGCTGTGAGTCGGGGGTTCAGTCCCCTACCCATGAGGGTCTTGAGGAGCTGGACTTGAACTCAGGGATGAAGAAGAGACGCAGGCGCAGCTTCGGAG TCTTTTCCTCTGCTACTCCTGTGATCGCAACGCCAACCTCAAAGCGAAAGCTTCCTTCGGAGTCTGGTCACTCTTTTGGATTCTCAAACAAGAAACGTAGATCAATCAAAAAGAACCTTGGGATAGATTTACTTCCCAATACTTTGTTCAGCGGGACTTCTACTCCTGGATCAG CTTACAGCGCCTCTGGGGTCTTGGACACTTCCCACAATGCCCTGTCACCAGCAGGGAGGTCAAGAAGGCAGTCGGCTACTTCTGTCAGGAGGAAGAGTCGACGGCTGAGCAACAGACATGCTGTTCACAG AGTGGAATCAGGGACGACTGGCTGCTTTTCTCCTAAAGTCGACAAAAAAGAAGCACCGCGCAAATCTCTGCGTCTGCGTTTCAGCCTGGGGAAGAGCAGCAAGGAGGCT GGGTCTGAGTCCATTGGCTGGCGACTTGCCACTCAGGAGAGCACCGCCAGTTTCTGTTTCACCAAAGAGACGGAATTCAGTCCCTCTGTGCTGCCAAGGAAAGCTGAATCCAAAA GCTCAAAGTTCATCAGCAAGTCTGAAGACAACCTGCTGACCCCTCAATGTGACTCAGGAGCCCTCGGTACCTCGTGGAGTGGAGAGACCCCTGTGGGTGGAGGGTCCTTCACAGACACCCCCATGAACATGTGCCTTAAGAGCACCTACAAGTCTGAGCCAGCCATTGTTATATCAAAGCCGCCGGTGGTGGCCAGCCTTCCCAAGAAGCTTTGCTGCGCTTCCAGCGCTGAGAGTCTGGAGAGTGAGAGGTCCATCACTGAAGAGCCAACTCAAAGCGGCCCCACCCTGCTGAAAATAAAGAAGTCTGGCAGTGACCTCCTGGCTGTGGCACAGGAGCCCTGCACAATACAACCACAAGACTGCATCGTAGTCCCTCCACCAGAGAGTCCTTCAGTCAACGTGGACACAAAAGGGTATTTGTTTCAAGCTCAGCAGAGCCATCTGGGAAACGATCAGAACATCACCTTCGGTCATTTTGAAATTGCGGCATTATCCCCTTTGCATATAGACAGTGTCATTTTTGAGTCTGGTGCATTCAGTCCAGCTGCTAATGCTGCTAAAGAGTCTCCTTGTGCTGCTCCAATCAGCAGCCACAACAACTCTATGGTGGGAGAAAGTGATGGAGAGTTGGAGCAGGTGAACTGCAGCAGGTTGATCGACGCTCTGGACATCCACAGCCCCGCTCTCTTTAAACTGGGCGTCTCCTCCGGGCTACAGTCCACGCCATACAAGCGGGATCTGGACCTACCAGAAGAGTTTGGTACACCTAAACTTGGTACTACGGTCAGTTGCAGTGCGgtacatgaagaaaatgaatcTTGCCATGAGATTGGTGCAGAATTCCAAAACCAGCAGGCCCTATCGCCCCGCAGCCTGGAGACTGAAAAGCGTCGTGTGGCAGATCACATCCAGCACTTCAACAAGCTCACTCTCCATTCTCCCAGAGGACCAAAGGGCATTCACACCCGTTCACCGCTCAAGTTCACGCGCACCCCAGTGCGCCAGACTGTCCGCAGGATGAACTCTCTGCtgggagagggaaggaggccCTCGAGAAAAACAGAGCTCACCATCAACCAGGGCGCTCAGGTGGTGAAGGCAGTGAGCCTGGAGAGTGGCCTCTCCCCTCACCCTCAGCTCAAGCTCCTACAGCGAGAGGCGCAGGTGGGACTGCCCAAAAAGAAACCGCCTCCAGTCCCACCCAAGAAGCCAAGCACCCTGGCCCGTAAAGCTAAGGCTTGCGCTCTGGGCGATGTGACCAACAAGGTCCAAGCCAAGACCAAAGTGGACTCATCTGTCCCCGGTCCACCAGCAGCTCAGAAGCCTCTGGTGCAGCAGCTAGCAGAGAAGGACATGAACCATTACAGAGGATCACCCAGAAACCCTCTGAACCAGGCCTGCCTGCTGCCTGCCACCAAGCCTGTAGATTTATAG
- the arhgap11a gene encoding rho GTPase-activating protein 11A isoform X1 encodes MKVMEKNVMRLVAVQHLRSAFGIKTKNWNKNKAASWRTTASTSTKVFGVSLESLPYYNMECGRVPSFLVDACMKLQAHVDTEGLFRKSGSVIRLKALRAKLDMGEEYLSSALPCDVAGLVKQFFRELPEPVLPTELQEAFLKAQQLPTEEERTSATMLLSCVLPDKNLSVLRHFFDFLNNVSKRCAENKMDSSNLSVILAPNLLHFGESTEKMNTNTEKRLKLEAAIVQCFIENAHSFGVLPQFLQEKIPAMLGCESGVQSPTHEGLEELDLNSGMKKRRRRSFGDMVNGALNKIKTNRTPTHASQSDSLVFSSATPVIATPTSKRKLPSESGHSFGFSNKKRRSIKKNLGIDLLPNTLFSGTSTPGSAYSASGVLDTSHNALSPAGRSRRQSATSVRRKSRRLSNRHAVHRVESGTTGCFSPKVDKKEAPRKSLRLRFSLGKSSKEAGSESIGWRLATQESTASFCFTKETEFSPSVLPRKAESKSSKFISKSEDNLLTPQCDSGALGTSWSGETPVGGGSFTDTPMNMCLKSTYKSEPAIVISKPPVVASLPKKLCCASSAESLESERSITEEPTQSGPTLLKIKKSGSDLLAVAQEPCTIQPQDCIVVPPPESPSVNVDTKGYLFQAQQSHLGNDQNITFGHFEIAALSPLHIDSVIFESGAFSPAANAAKESPCAAPISSHNNSMVGESDGELEQVNCSRLIDALDIHSPALFKLGVSSGLQSTPYKRDLDLPEEFGTPKLGTTVSCSAVHEENESCHEIGAEFQNQQALSPRSLETEKRRVADHIQHFNKLTLHSPRGPKGIHTRSPLKFTRTPVRQTVRRMNSLLGEGRRPSRKTELTINQGAQVVKAVSLESGLSPHPQLKLLQREAQVGLPKKKPPPVPPKKPSTLARKAKACALGDVTNKVQAKTKVDSSVPGPPAAQKPLVQQLAEKDMNHYRGSPRNPLNQACLLPATKPVDL; translated from the exons atgaaagtcATGGAGAAGAATGTGATGCGTCTGGTGGCTGTGCAACATCTCCGCTCAGCGTTTGGGATAAAGACAAAGAACTGGAACAAAAACAAGGCAGCCAGCTGGAGGACGACAGCCAGCACCTCG ACAAAGGTTTTTGGTGTGTCCCTGGAGAGCTTACCGTACTATAATATGGAATGCGGGCGCGTACCAAG ctttctgGTCGATGCATGCATGAAGCTGCAGGCACATGTCGACACAGAGGGCCTGTTCAGAAAGTCGGGCTCTGTCATTCGTTTGAAAGCACTCAGG GCTAAACTGGACATGGGTGAGGAGTACCTTTCCTCTGCTCTTCCCTGTGACGTGGCCGGGCTGGTGAAGCAGTTTTTTCGGGAGCTGCCAGAGCCGGTGCTGcccacagagctgcaggaggccTTTCTGAAGGCCCAGCAGCTCCCCACCGAGGAGGAGAGGACCTCCGCCACCATGCTGCTGTCATGCGTACTGCCTGATAAAAACTTGAGCGTGCTGCGTCACTTTTTTGACTTCCTCAACAATGTGTCCAAGAG GTGTGCAGAGAATAAGATGGACAGCAGTAACCTGTCTGTAATCTTGGCTCCCAACCTCCTTCACTTCGGAGAAAGTACAGAGAAGATGAACACCAACACCGAGAAACGACTGAAGCTCGAGGCAGCCATCGTGCAGTGCTTCATTGAGAACGCCCACAGCTTTG GTGTGTTACCACAGTTCCTCCAAGAGAAAATTCCAGCCATGCTGGGCTGTGAGTCGGGGGTTCAGTCCCCTACCCATGAGGGTCTTGAGGAGCTGGACTTGAACTCAGGGATGAAGAAGAGACGCAGGCGCAGCTTCGGAG ATATGGTCAATGGGGCTCTGAATAAGATAAAAACTAATAGAACACCCACACATGCCTCCCAGTCAGACAGTCTTG TCTTTTCCTCTGCTACTCCTGTGATCGCAACGCCAACCTCAAAGCGAAAGCTTCCTTCGGAGTCTGGTCACTCTTTTGGATTCTCAAACAAGAAACGTAGATCAATCAAAAAGAACCTTGGGATAGATTTACTTCCCAATACTTTGTTCAGCGGGACTTCTACTCCTGGATCAG CTTACAGCGCCTCTGGGGTCTTGGACACTTCCCACAATGCCCTGTCACCAGCAGGGAGGTCAAGAAGGCAGTCGGCTACTTCTGTCAGGAGGAAGAGTCGACGGCTGAGCAACAGACATGCTGTTCACAG AGTGGAATCAGGGACGACTGGCTGCTTTTCTCCTAAAGTCGACAAAAAAGAAGCACCGCGCAAATCTCTGCGTCTGCGTTTCAGCCTGGGGAAGAGCAGCAAGGAGGCT GGGTCTGAGTCCATTGGCTGGCGACTTGCCACTCAGGAGAGCACCGCCAGTTTCTGTTTCACCAAAGAGACGGAATTCAGTCCCTCTGTGCTGCCAAGGAAAGCTGAATCCAAAA GCTCAAAGTTCATCAGCAAGTCTGAAGACAACCTGCTGACCCCTCAATGTGACTCAGGAGCCCTCGGTACCTCGTGGAGTGGAGAGACCCCTGTGGGTGGAGGGTCCTTCACAGACACCCCCATGAACATGTGCCTTAAGAGCACCTACAAGTCTGAGCCAGCCATTGTTATATCAAAGCCGCCGGTGGTGGCCAGCCTTCCCAAGAAGCTTTGCTGCGCTTCCAGCGCTGAGAGTCTGGAGAGTGAGAGGTCCATCACTGAAGAGCCAACTCAAAGCGGCCCCACCCTGCTGAAAATAAAGAAGTCTGGCAGTGACCTCCTGGCTGTGGCACAGGAGCCCTGCACAATACAACCACAAGACTGCATCGTAGTCCCTCCACCAGAGAGTCCTTCAGTCAACGTGGACACAAAAGGGTATTTGTTTCAAGCTCAGCAGAGCCATCTGGGAAACGATCAGAACATCACCTTCGGTCATTTTGAAATTGCGGCATTATCCCCTTTGCATATAGACAGTGTCATTTTTGAGTCTGGTGCATTCAGTCCAGCTGCTAATGCTGCTAAAGAGTCTCCTTGTGCTGCTCCAATCAGCAGCCACAACAACTCTATGGTGGGAGAAAGTGATGGAGAGTTGGAGCAGGTGAACTGCAGCAGGTTGATCGACGCTCTGGACATCCACAGCCCCGCTCTCTTTAAACTGGGCGTCTCCTCCGGGCTACAGTCCACGCCATACAAGCGGGATCTGGACCTACCAGAAGAGTTTGGTACACCTAAACTTGGTACTACGGTCAGTTGCAGTGCGgtacatgaagaaaatgaatcTTGCCATGAGATTGGTGCAGAATTCCAAAACCAGCAGGCCCTATCGCCCCGCAGCCTGGAGACTGAAAAGCGTCGTGTGGCAGATCACATCCAGCACTTCAACAAGCTCACTCTCCATTCTCCCAGAGGACCAAAGGGCATTCACACCCGTTCACCGCTCAAGTTCACGCGCACCCCAGTGCGCCAGACTGTCCGCAGGATGAACTCTCTGCtgggagagggaaggaggccCTCGAGAAAAACAGAGCTCACCATCAACCAGGGCGCTCAGGTGGTGAAGGCAGTGAGCCTGGAGAGTGGCCTCTCCCCTCACCCTCAGCTCAAGCTCCTACAGCGAGAGGCGCAGGTGGGACTGCCCAAAAAGAAACCGCCTCCAGTCCCACCCAAGAAGCCAAGCACCCTGGCCCGTAAAGCTAAGGCTTGCGCTCTGGGCGATGTGACCAACAAGGTCCAAGCCAAGACCAAAGTGGACTCATCTGTCCCCGGTCCACCAGCAGCTCAGAAGCCTCTGGTGCAGCAGCTAGCAGAGAAGGACATGAACCATTACAGAGGATCACCCAGAAACCCTCTGAACCAGGCCTGCCTGCTGCCTGCCACCAAGCCTGTAGATTTATAG
- the grem1b gene encoding gremlin-1 produces the protein MASSTRILCGMVFIIGLLSSPVDSKRNRGSQGAIPHPDKNNPNESEQQPQPPQAGSGSRQRQGSSSPADEVLESSQEALHVTERQYLKRDWCKTQPLKQTIHEEGCVSRTIINRFCYGQCNSFYIPRHIRREEGAFQSCSFCKPKRFTTMTFTLNCPDQQPPTKKKRIQRVKQCRCISIDLD, from the coding sequence aTGGCGAGCTCGACGCGTATCCTCTGCGGTATGGTTTTCATCATCGGGTTGCTTTCCTCTCCCGTGGATTCCAAAAGAAACCGAGGTTCACAAGGCGCCATCCCTCATCCTGACAAAAACAACCCAAACGAATCGGAGCAGCAACCGCAGCCTCCACAGGCAGGCTCCGGGTCTCGGCAGAGGCAGGGCTCATCCTCACCGGCCGACGAGGTGTTGGAGTCCAGCCAAGAAGCTTTGCATGTGACGGAGCGCCAGTATTTGAAACGGGACTGGTGCAAGACGCAACCCCTCAAGCAGACCATCCACGAGGAGGGCTGCGTCAGCCGCACCATCATCAACCGCTTCTGTTACGGACAGTGCAACTCGTTCTACATCCCCCGGCACATCCGCAGGGAGGAGGGAGCCTTCCAGTCTTGCTCGTTCTGTAAGCCAAAGCGTTTCACCACCATGACTTTTACATTGAACTGTCCGGACCAGCAGCCTCCCACCAAGAAGAAACGCATCCAGCGCGTCAAACAGTGCCGCTGTATATCCATAGACCTGGACTAG
- the arhgap11a gene encoding rho GTPase-activating protein 11A isoform X3, which produces MKVMEKNVMRLVAVQHLRSAFGIKTKNWNKNKAASWRTTASTSTKVFGVSLESLPYYNMECGRVPSFLVDACMKLQAHVDTEGLFRKSGSVIRLKALRAKLDMGEEYLSSALPCDVAGLVKQFFRELPEPVLPTELQEAFLKAQQLPTEEERTSATMLLSCVLPDKNLSVLRHFFDFLNNVSKRCAENKMDSSNLSVILAPNLLHFGESTEKMNTNTEKRLKLEAAIVQCFIENAHSFGVLPQFLQEKIPAMLGCESGVQSPTHEGLEELDLNSGMKKRRRRSFGDMVNGALNKIKTNRTPTHASQSDSLAYSASGVLDTSHNALSPAGRSRRQSATSVRRKSRRLSNRHAVHRVESGTTGCFSPKVDKKEAPRKSLRLRFSLGKSSKEAGSESIGWRLATQESTASFCFTKETEFSPSVLPRKAESKSSKFISKSEDNLLTPQCDSGALGTSWSGETPVGGGSFTDTPMNMCLKSTYKSEPAIVISKPPVVASLPKKLCCASSAESLESERSITEEPTQSGPTLLKIKKSGSDLLAVAQEPCTIQPQDCIVVPPPESPSVNVDTKGYLFQAQQSHLGNDQNITFGHFEIAALSPLHIDSVIFESGAFSPAANAAKESPCAAPISSHNNSMVGESDGELEQVNCSRLIDALDIHSPALFKLGVSSGLQSTPYKRDLDLPEEFGTPKLGTTVSCSAVHEENESCHEIGAEFQNQQALSPRSLETEKRRVADHIQHFNKLTLHSPRGPKGIHTRSPLKFTRTPVRQTVRRMNSLLGEGRRPSRKTELTINQGAQVVKAVSLESGLSPHPQLKLLQREAQVGLPKKKPPPVPPKKPSTLARKAKACALGDVTNKVQAKTKVDSSVPGPPAAQKPLVQQLAEKDMNHYRGSPRNPLNQACLLPATKPVDL; this is translated from the exons atgaaagtcATGGAGAAGAATGTGATGCGTCTGGTGGCTGTGCAACATCTCCGCTCAGCGTTTGGGATAAAGACAAAGAACTGGAACAAAAACAAGGCAGCCAGCTGGAGGACGACAGCCAGCACCTCG ACAAAGGTTTTTGGTGTGTCCCTGGAGAGCTTACCGTACTATAATATGGAATGCGGGCGCGTACCAAG ctttctgGTCGATGCATGCATGAAGCTGCAGGCACATGTCGACACAGAGGGCCTGTTCAGAAAGTCGGGCTCTGTCATTCGTTTGAAAGCACTCAGG GCTAAACTGGACATGGGTGAGGAGTACCTTTCCTCTGCTCTTCCCTGTGACGTGGCCGGGCTGGTGAAGCAGTTTTTTCGGGAGCTGCCAGAGCCGGTGCTGcccacagagctgcaggaggccTTTCTGAAGGCCCAGCAGCTCCCCACCGAGGAGGAGAGGACCTCCGCCACCATGCTGCTGTCATGCGTACTGCCTGATAAAAACTTGAGCGTGCTGCGTCACTTTTTTGACTTCCTCAACAATGTGTCCAAGAG GTGTGCAGAGAATAAGATGGACAGCAGTAACCTGTCTGTAATCTTGGCTCCCAACCTCCTTCACTTCGGAGAAAGTACAGAGAAGATGAACACCAACACCGAGAAACGACTGAAGCTCGAGGCAGCCATCGTGCAGTGCTTCATTGAGAACGCCCACAGCTTTG GTGTGTTACCACAGTTCCTCCAAGAGAAAATTCCAGCCATGCTGGGCTGTGAGTCGGGGGTTCAGTCCCCTACCCATGAGGGTCTTGAGGAGCTGGACTTGAACTCAGGGATGAAGAAGAGACGCAGGCGCAGCTTCGGAG ATATGGTCAATGGGGCTCTGAATAAGATAAAAACTAATAGAACACCCACACATGCCTCCCAGTCAGACAGTCTTG CTTACAGCGCCTCTGGGGTCTTGGACACTTCCCACAATGCCCTGTCACCAGCAGGGAGGTCAAGAAGGCAGTCGGCTACTTCTGTCAGGAGGAAGAGTCGACGGCTGAGCAACAGACATGCTGTTCACAG AGTGGAATCAGGGACGACTGGCTGCTTTTCTCCTAAAGTCGACAAAAAAGAAGCACCGCGCAAATCTCTGCGTCTGCGTTTCAGCCTGGGGAAGAGCAGCAAGGAGGCT GGGTCTGAGTCCATTGGCTGGCGACTTGCCACTCAGGAGAGCACCGCCAGTTTCTGTTTCACCAAAGAGACGGAATTCAGTCCCTCTGTGCTGCCAAGGAAAGCTGAATCCAAAA GCTCAAAGTTCATCAGCAAGTCTGAAGACAACCTGCTGACCCCTCAATGTGACTCAGGAGCCCTCGGTACCTCGTGGAGTGGAGAGACCCCTGTGGGTGGAGGGTCCTTCACAGACACCCCCATGAACATGTGCCTTAAGAGCACCTACAAGTCTGAGCCAGCCATTGTTATATCAAAGCCGCCGGTGGTGGCCAGCCTTCCCAAGAAGCTTTGCTGCGCTTCCAGCGCTGAGAGTCTGGAGAGTGAGAGGTCCATCACTGAAGAGCCAACTCAAAGCGGCCCCACCCTGCTGAAAATAAAGAAGTCTGGCAGTGACCTCCTGGCTGTGGCACAGGAGCCCTGCACAATACAACCACAAGACTGCATCGTAGTCCCTCCACCAGAGAGTCCTTCAGTCAACGTGGACACAAAAGGGTATTTGTTTCAAGCTCAGCAGAGCCATCTGGGAAACGATCAGAACATCACCTTCGGTCATTTTGAAATTGCGGCATTATCCCCTTTGCATATAGACAGTGTCATTTTTGAGTCTGGTGCATTCAGTCCAGCTGCTAATGCTGCTAAAGAGTCTCCTTGTGCTGCTCCAATCAGCAGCCACAACAACTCTATGGTGGGAGAAAGTGATGGAGAGTTGGAGCAGGTGAACTGCAGCAGGTTGATCGACGCTCTGGACATCCACAGCCCCGCTCTCTTTAAACTGGGCGTCTCCTCCGGGCTACAGTCCACGCCATACAAGCGGGATCTGGACCTACCAGAAGAGTTTGGTACACCTAAACTTGGTACTACGGTCAGTTGCAGTGCGgtacatgaagaaaatgaatcTTGCCATGAGATTGGTGCAGAATTCCAAAACCAGCAGGCCCTATCGCCCCGCAGCCTGGAGACTGAAAAGCGTCGTGTGGCAGATCACATCCAGCACTTCAACAAGCTCACTCTCCATTCTCCCAGAGGACCAAAGGGCATTCACACCCGTTCACCGCTCAAGTTCACGCGCACCCCAGTGCGCCAGACTGTCCGCAGGATGAACTCTCTGCtgggagagggaaggaggccCTCGAGAAAAACAGAGCTCACCATCAACCAGGGCGCTCAGGTGGTGAAGGCAGTGAGCCTGGAGAGTGGCCTCTCCCCTCACCCTCAGCTCAAGCTCCTACAGCGAGAGGCGCAGGTGGGACTGCCCAAAAAGAAACCGCCTCCAGTCCCACCCAAGAAGCCAAGCACCCTGGCCCGTAAAGCTAAGGCTTGCGCTCTGGGCGATGTGACCAACAAGGTCCAAGCCAAGACCAAAGTGGACTCATCTGTCCCCGGTCCACCAGCAGCTCAGAAGCCTCTGGTGCAGCAGCTAGCAGAGAAGGACATGAACCATTACAGAGGATCACCCAGAAACCCTCTGAACCAGGCCTGCCTGCTGCCTGCCACCAAGCCTGTAGATTTATAG
- the LOC132993513 gene encoding actin, alpha skeletal muscle: MESAGIHETAYNSIMKCDIDIRKDLYANNVLSGGTTMYPGIADRMQKEITALAPSTMKIKIIAPPERKYSVWIGGSILASLSTFQQMWISKQEYDEAGPSIVHRKCF, translated from the exons ATGGAGTCTGCTGGTATTCATGAGACTGCCTACAACAGCATCATGAAGTGTGACATTGACATCCGTAAGGACTTGTACGCCAACAATGTGCTGTCTGGTGGTACCACCATGTACCCTGGTATTGCTGACCGTATGCAGAAGGAGATCACAGCTCTGGCCCCCAGCACAATGAAGATCAAG atCATCGCTCCCCCTGAGAGGAAGTACTCCGTCTGGATTGGTGGCTCCATCCTGGCCTCCCTGTCCACCTTCCAGCAGATGTGGATCAGCAAGCAGGAGTATGATGAGGCTGGCCCCTCCATTGTCCACAGGAAATGTTTCTAA